ATCGCGCACTTCCATAACACGATCATCGGTGGCGTCGTGTTCGGCTATTTCGCGGGCGTCCATTTCTGGTTCCCGAAGGTGTTCGGCTTCAAGCTCGACGAGCAGCAAGGCAAGCGCGCGTTCTGGTGCTGGCTCACCGGCTTCTACGTCGCGTTCGTGCCGCTCTATGTGCTCGGCTTCATGGGCATGACGCGCCGCCTGAACCACTATGACAACCCGGCATGGCATCCGTGGCTGGTCGTCGCCGCATGCGGTGTGGTGCTGATCGCGCTCGGCGTGGTGTTTCAGGTCGCGTCGGTGTGGGTCGGCTGGCGCAATCGTAACCAGCCGCAGTATCGCGACGCGACGGGCGACCCGTGGAACGGCCGCACGCTCGAATGGGCGACGTCGTCGCCGCCCGCGGTCTACAACTTCGCGGTCCTCCCGAACGTGCACGAACTCGACGAGCTTGCGTACCGCAAGGCGAAGGGCCTCGGGCTCGGCCTCGGCAAGAATGTCAGGTACGAGGACATTCACATGCCGTCGAACACGAGCGCGGGCTTCTTCGTCGGCATCTTCAGCCTGCTGCTCGGCTTCGCGCTCGTCTGGCACATCTGGTGGCTCGCGATCGCCGCGCTCGTCGGCATCGTCGCAACGGTGGTGCTGTACAGCGCACAGGACAACGACGGCTATTACATTCCGGCGGATACCGTCCGCAAGATCGAGGAACAACGCGCAGGCGTGCGGATCGGCACACCGGCGCCGGAAGTCGAACTGGAGGCGAACTGATGTCGTATCAATCTCTCGCGGGCGCGGCCCGTCATCCGGCCGCGCACCACCATCCGCCGTCGCATTCGGTGTTCGGCTTCTGGCTGTACCTGATGACCGACTGCGTGATCTTCGCGTCGCTGTTCGCGACGTTCGCGGTGCTCGGCCACCAGTTCGCGGGCGGGCCGAGCGCGAAGGACCTGTTCGACATTCCGGGCGTCGCGCTCGAGACGGCGGCGCTGCTGCTGTCGAGCATCACGTACGGCTTCGCGATGCTCGGCGCACAGCGCCGCCGGCGCGGCACGGTGTTCGTGTGGCTCGCAGTGACGTTCGTGCTGGGCGCCGCGTTTCTCGCGATGGAGCTGCGCGAGTTCTCGCACCTGATCGCGCAGGGCGCGGGCCCGCAGCGCAGCGCATTCCTGTCGGCGTTCTTCGCGCTCGTCGGCACGCACGGGCTGCACGTGGCGGTCGGCCTCTTGTGGATGGTCGTGCTCGTCGTGCAGATCGCTCGCGGCCCCGGCATGACGGAGCGCGACTTCCGGCGCCTTACCTGCCTGAGCCTCTTCTGGCACTTCCTCGACATCGTCTGGATCTGCGTGTTCTCCTTCGTTTATCTCGCGAGCGTGATCTAAATGGCCCATTCGCAACTCATCCACCACGATGAAGCGCACGGTACGACCGGCGGCTACCTCGTCGGTTTCATGCTGTCGGTGCTGCTGACGGCCGCGTCGTTCGGCCTCGTGATGGGCGGCGTGCTGGCGCCGAAGGCGGCGATCATCGCGCTCGCGGGGCTCGCATTCGTGCAGATCGTCGTGCATCTCGTCTGCTTCCTGCACATGAACACGTCGTCCAGCCAGCGCTGGAACGTGATGGCGTTCAGCTATACGGTGCTGACCGCGTTGATCCTGATCGTCGGGACGCTGTGGGTGATGCACAACGTCAGCATGAACATGATGTCGCGATAACCGGCCCGGGTCGCAGTTCGGCCCGGCCCGCTGTACCGTGCGTGCCGCACGGCTCCTTCTCTTTCGGGCGTGCGAATCGCACGCCTTTCTGCATCATGGTCAACAACGATTCCCAGACACCGGTTCGCGCCGACGAGCCGTTCCCGCATCGCAAGGTGATCCGCGCATGGCTCGTGCCGTTCGCCACGCGCGAGATCGTGCGCCCGATCCTGCTGCTCGTGCTCGACTACCTGTTGCTGTTCGCGGCGTTCGCCGGCGCGCTGCTGATTCCGTCGACGGTCGGCAAGATCGTCTGCGGGATGGCCGCCGGGTTCATCACCGGGCGACTGTTCATCATCGGGCACGATGCATGCCATCAGAGCCTGACGCCCGACCGCCGGCTGAACCGCTGGCTCGGCCGCATCGTCTTCCTGCCGTCGCTGACGCCTTACAGCCTGTGGGAAGTCGGGCACAACGTCGTGCATCACGGCTATACGAACCTGAAGGGCTTCGATTTCGTGTGGGCGCCGCATACGCCGGCGGAATTCGCCGCGCTGTCGCCGGCGCGGCGGTGGCTGGATCGCGTCTACCGGAGCGGATGGGCGCCGGGCCTCTACTATCTCGTCGAGATCTGGTGGCTTCGGATGTATTTCCCGACCCGGGGCTATATCGGTGCGTCGCGGCCGGTGTTCCGGCGCGACTGCCTGCTGGTGACGGGCTTCGCGGCCGTATGGATCGCCGCCGTCGTCGGGGTGGCGATCGAGACGCAACAACCCGTCGCGCTGCTGCTCGCGACCGGTGTGTTCGTGCCGTTCTTGTTCTGGTGCTCGATGATCGGCTTCGTCGTGTATGTCCACCATACCGACCCGCGCATCGCATGGCACGCGAACCGCGCCGAATGGTCGAATGCTGCGCCGTTCGTGTCGACCACGCTGCACCTGACGTTCCCGCTCGGTATCGGTGGCCTGCTGCACCACATCATGGAGCACACGGCGCATCACGTCGACATGAGCGTGCCGCTGTACCGGCTCAAGCCGGCGCAGGCAAAGCTGGAGGACATGTTGCCCGGGCGGATCGTCGTGCAGCGTTTCAGCTGGCGCTGGTACTTCGACACGGCCCGCCGCTGCAAGCTCTATGACACTGACCGCAAGCTCTGGACGGACTACCTCGGAAACCGGACGAGCGAGGCGGCATCCGAGGTGCCTCCGCCGGCCCTCGCGGGCGAGCGGCCGGCTGCGGATTCCGGACCCGCAGGCAAGGCGCCCGCCGCGACCGCTCAAGCGGTGCCGTAATCGACGTGGCCGGTTTCGCGGCAGAAGCTGACCAGCCGCAACCCGGCCGTCTTCGCGATCTCGATCGCGAGTGACGACGGCGCGGAGATCGTCGCGACCATCGGGATGCCGACCCGCGCCGACTTGCGCACGAGCTCGTAGCTCGCGCGGCTCGACAGGAACACGAAGCCGTCGGTCGCGTCGGCGCGCGACAGCACGAGCGCGCCGATCAGCTTGTCGAGCGCGTTGTGGCGGCCGACATCCTCGAACGCGATCCGGATCGCGCCTGTTGCGTCGCACCACGCGGCCGCATGCAGGCCGCCGGTGAGTTGCGTGAGCGCCTGGTGGGCCGGCAGCGCATGCGCGGCGCGCGCGAGCGCGTCGGGCGCAAGGCGCGCGAGAAAGCCGGTGTCAGGCACCCGTTCGGGCGCGAGGTCGAGCAGGTCGATGCTTTCGATCCCGCACACGCCGCAGCCGGTGCGCCCCGCGAGCGCGCGGCGCCGGTCCTTCAGCGCGGCGAACGCCTGCTGGACCACCTCCAGATGCACTTCCGCGTGCGGCAGCGGCGCGTCGACGTGCA
This window of the Burkholderia cepacia GG4 genome carries:
- the cyoC gene encoding cytochrome o ubiquinol oxidase subunit III, which codes for MSYQSLAGAARHPAAHHHPPSHSVFGFWLYLMTDCVIFASLFATFAVLGHQFAGGPSAKDLFDIPGVALETAALLLSSITYGFAMLGAQRRRRGTVFVWLAVTFVLGAAFLAMELREFSHLIAQGAGPQRSAFLSAFFALVGTHGLHVAVGLLWMVVLVVQIARGPGMTERDFRRLTCLSLFWHFLDIVWICVFSFVYLASVI
- the cyoD gene encoding cytochrome o ubiquinol oxidase subunit IV, whose protein sequence is MAHSQLIHHDEAHGTTGGYLVGFMLSVLLTAASFGLVMGGVLAPKAAIIALAGLAFVQIVVHLVCFLHMNTSSSQRWNVMAFSYTVLTALILIVGTLWVMHNVSMNMMSR
- a CDS encoding fatty acid desaturase, which gives rise to MVNNDSQTPVRADEPFPHRKVIRAWLVPFATREIVRPILLLVLDYLLLFAAFAGALLIPSTVGKIVCGMAAGFITGRLFIIGHDACHQSLTPDRRLNRWLGRIVFLPSLTPYSLWEVGHNVVHHGYTNLKGFDFVWAPHTPAEFAALSPARRWLDRVYRSGWAPGLYYLVEIWWLRMYFPTRGYIGASRPVFRRDCLLVTGFAAVWIAAVVGVAIETQQPVALLLATGVFVPFLFWCSMIGFVVYVHHTDPRIAWHANRAEWSNAAPFVSTTLHLTFPLGIGGLLHHIMEHTAHHVDMSVPLYRLKPAQAKLEDMLPGRIVVQRFSWRWYFDTARRCKLYDTDRKLWTDYLGNRTSEAASEVPPPALAGERPAADSGPAGKAPAATAQAVP
- the fdhD gene encoding formate dehydrogenase accessory sulfurtransferase FdhD, translating into MLVNPTQSDELRDDLRAEPRGAIELTVRRTRGGVVETAHDYVGQEWPVALVFNGISHAVMMCTPRDLEAFAVGFAISEGIVARGSDIKDIEVILHVDAPLPHAEVHLEVVQQAFAALKDRRRALAGRTGCGVCGIESIDLLDLAPERVPDTGFLARLAPDALARAAHALPAHQALTQLTGGLHAAAWCDATGAIRIAFEDVGRHNALDKLIGALVLSRADATDGFVFLSSRASYELVRKSARVGIPMVATISAPSSLAIEIAKTAGLRLVSFCRETGHVDYGTA